Proteins encoded in a region of the Schistocerca serialis cubense isolate TAMUIC-IGC-003099 chromosome 6, iqSchSeri2.2, whole genome shotgun sequence genome:
- the LOC126484918 gene encoding BCL-6 corepressor-like protein 1, with the protein MPVPAPVSVSLTVPVSLSVAIPVPGPVLMPVPVPLSVSVLEFMLVPQSVHVALLVPVPVQLSTAVLVPALYLFMIRYLYCCASASVSACVHVNACICAYVCGSACASGSVNGYPCDMPVPVEVPACGPVPIPVTVMLFLHQSLCLYPVLVSALVSMPVLAPILIPATVTVPLLKPVLVLEPALAPSPHDIVWLHVEPAAACV; encoded by the exons ATGCCTGTGCCAGCACCTGTATCAGTGTCCCTGACTGTGCCTGTGAGTTTGTCTGTGGCTATTCCTGTTCCTGGGCCAGTGCTAATGCCTGTACCTGTACCTTTGTCTGTGTCTGTCCTGGAGTTCATGCTTGTGCCTCAGTCAGTGCATGTGGCACTACTTGTGCCTGTGCCTGTGCAGTTGTCTACAGCTGTGCTGGTGCCTGCCCTTTACCTGTTCATGATCCGATACCTGTACTGCT GTGCTTCTGCCAGTGTCAGTGCTTGTGTCCACGTAAATGCTTGTATCTGTGCCTATGTCTGTGGCAGCGCCTGTGCCTCTGGCAGTGTCAATGGCTATCCATGTGATATGCCTGTGCCAGTGGAAGTGCCTGCATGTGGGCCAGTTCCTATTCCTGTAACAGTGATGTTGTTT CTGCACCAGAGCCTGTGCCTGTACCCTGTGCTTGTATCTGCGCTAGTGTCTATGCCTGTGCTGGCGCCAATACTCATTCCAGCGACTGTTACAGTGCCATTGTTGAAGCCAGTGTTGGTTCTGGAGCCAGCGTTAGCACCTTCACCACATGACATAGTATGGTTGCATGTGGAGCCAGCTGCAGCATGTGTGTGA